One window of the Colletotrichum destructivum chromosome 4, complete sequence genome contains the following:
- a CDS encoding Putative phosphate transporter, whose product MVLEQYTYVFAIGTFFAMLDAYNNGANDVANAWATSVSSRSISYRQAMIFGTIFEMLGAITVGARTADTIKNGIIPNSVFNDNPGVQMLAFTCALAAASSWVMWCTRHSAHVSSTYSLVSAVAGVGVAVAGADKVQWGWNNGKGLGAIFAGLGMAPAISACFGAIIFSLIKFVVHVRKNPVPWAVWTSPFFFLIAGTICSLSIVYKGSPNLGLSKKPAWYIAAVTVGTGGGLCLLAALFFVPFVHAKVIKKDYTLKWWHFVYGPLLFKRPAPADAEKAKVPNYAVVQEDEDEHSLPSHESVKSSESNDEPLKESHLSKETHIPQEKSLAAAEIGQGPTYKQLQAEGEAKLHAKLLQNRGPIGWAMRTLRDNPMGPGQIYELHNMKMVIKRIPAMITVGALYGLHYDIHAAQTGIAGTPEGERMKRVYANAKKYPNEVEHTYSFVQIITACTASFAHGANDIGNSVGPWAVIYSAWSTGDAAAAKAPVPVWQLAVLSATISLGLITYGYNIMKVMGNKITYHSPSRGSSMEMGAAITVLVFSQYSLPVSTSMCITGATVGVGLCNGTLKAVNFQRVGLLVFSWIMTIPVAGTLGGVLMGLILNAPHF is encoded by the exons ATGGTGCTCGAACAATACACCTACGTCTTTGCCATTGGCACCTTCTTTGCTATGCTCGATGCGTACAACAACGGTGCAA ACGATGTCGCCAACGCTTGGGCGACCAGTGTGTCGTCGAGATCCATCAGTTACCGCCAGGCCATGATCTTCGGTACCATATTCGAGATgctcggcgccatcaccgtcggcgcccgcACCGCCGACACCATCAAGAACGGCATCATCCCCAACAGCGTCTTCAACGACAACCCCGGTGTTCAGATGCTCGCCTTCACctgcgccctggccgccgcctcctcatGGGTCATGTGGTGTACCCGTCACTCCGCTCACGTCTCTTCGACCTACTCTCTCgtctccgccgtcgccggtgtcggtgttgccgttgccggcgccgacaaggtcCAATGGGGCTGGAACAACGGCAAGGGTCTCGGTGCCATCTTCGCCGGTCTCGGTATGGCCCCTgccatctcggcctgcttcggtgccatcatcttcagcCTCATCAAGTTCGTCGTCCACGTCCGCAAGAACCCCGTCCCCTGGGCCGTCTGgacctcgcccttcttcttcctcatcgccggTACCATCTGCTCGCTCTCCATCGTCTACAAGGGCTCCCCCAACCTGGGCCTGAGCAAGAAGCCCGCGTGGTACATCGCtgccgtcaccgtcggcaCCGGTGGTGGTCTCTGCCTCCTggccgccctcttcttcgtccccttCGTCCACGCCAAGGTCATCAAGAAGGATTACACTCTCAAGTGGTGGCACTTCGTCTACggccccctcctcttcaagcgccccgcccccgccgatgctgagaaggccaaggtccCCAACTACGCCGTTGTccaggaggatgaggatgagcactccctcccctcccacgAGTCCGTCAAGTCGTCCGAGTCCAACGACGAGCCCCTCAAGGAGTCGCACCTGTCCAAGGAGACGCACATCCCCCAGGAGAagtccttggccgccgccgagatcggTCAGGGTCCTACTTACAAGCAGCTCCAGGCCGAAGGCGAGGCCAAGCTCCACGCCAAGCTCCTCCAGAACCGCGGTCCTATCGGCTGGGCTATGCGTACTCTCCGCGACAACCCCATGGGCCCCGGTCAGATCTACGAGCTTCACAACATGAAGATGGTCATCAAGCGCATCCCCGCCATGATCACTGTCGGCGCCCTGTACGGTCTGCACTACGACATCCATGCCGCCCAGACCGGTATCGCCGGCACCCCCGAGGGTGAGCGCATGAAGCGCGTCtacgccaacgccaagaagTACCCCAACGAGGTCGAGCACACCTACTCCTTCGTCCAGATCATCACTGCTTGCACTGCTTCCTTCGCCCACGGTGCCAACGATATTGGTAACTCGGTCGGTCCCTGGGCTGTCATCTACTCCGCCTGGAGCACCGgtgacgccgctgccgccaaggCGCCTGTTCCCGTCTGGCAGCTTGCTGTCCTTTCCGCCACCATCTCCCTTGGTCTGATCACCTACGGATACAACATCATGAAGG TCATGGGTAACAAGATCACCTACCACTCCCCCAGCCGTGGCTCTTCCATGGAGATGGGCGCCGCCATCACTGTCCTTGTCTTCTCCCAGTACTCCCTGCCGGTCTCTACCTCCATGTGCATCACTGGTGCCACCGTCGGTGTCGGTCTGTGCAACGGTaccctcaaggccgtcaaCTTCCAGCGTGTTGGTCTCTTGGTCTTCTCCTGGATCATGACCATCCCGGTTGCTGGCACCCTTGGTGGTGTCCTCATGGGTCTGATTCTCAACGCTCCTCATTTTTAA
- a CDS encoding Putative tannase/feruloyl esterase, alpha/Beta hydrolase — protein sequence MAGGLARLSPVFSNGPGLQKPLDPLDTVASTINTILTPNPCVAETFPSLSLLGAEFLSIEASLFTNYSGWIPAGWRFSQPSVNIHDVSFCNITVSYTHPGHGDVVNVETWLPTDEWNGRLQAVGGGGWRAGRFILSYAGMAGAIADGYATVTTDAGLGNAVGPMPWALISPGNSNLYALQDLGSQTLNDEAIIAKHLIKSYYGREPSYSYWNGCSQGGRQGTTLAQRYPTAYDGIIAAAPAVNWAGVFISTMWPKVYMDVTGQYPQACELQQLTALAVSTCDGLDGVEDGIIADTSGCKRIFDPFTYVGSSFYCPSAGKSINLTLPAAAVANAMWTGPVTAENETTYLHGLEMGTDLTKGAPTSCDEDGECTGTPNTAVKLLMGYFIDKEPDLSTTKISFKGLERAFRSFKQQFDSFLASDDPDLTSFRDIGGKMITFHGLADPTIPTNVSLDYYEKVLALQTDAQEFYRYFLVPGLGHCWGGRGGQPVALFDQLRSWVENGTAPESSPVTITRPDNTLERQILCPYPKKAAFRGEVSQGLSGWSCV from the exons ATGGCAGGTGGACTCGCTCGGCTGTCACCAGTGTTTTCCAACGGACCCGGCTTACAGAAGCCTTTGGACCCGCTGGACACTGTGGCGAGTACCATCAACACTATCCTCACTCCCAACCCTTGCGTTGCGGAGACATTTCCAAGCCTTTCGCTGCTGGGCGCAGAATTCCTTTCCATAGAAGCCTCTTTGTTCACAAACTACAGCGGTTGGATCCCCGCAGGATGGAGATTTTCGCAACCATCAGTCAACATACACGACGTGTCTTTTTGTAACATCACAGTATCCTACACCCATCCCGGCCACGGTGatgtcgtcaacgtcgaAACATGGCTTCCAACTGACGAATGGAATGGGAGACTCCAGGCGGTGGGAGGTGGCGGATGGCGCGCCGGCCGGTTCATACTGAGCTACGCTGGCATGGCCGGTGCCATAGCGGATGGATATGCCACGGTGACTACCGATGCAGGACTTGGAAATGCTGTAGGGCCGATGCCGTGGGCTTTGATCAGCCCCGGTAACTCCAACCTGTATGCGCTTCAAGACCTTGGCTCGCAAACACTGAATGACGAG GCAATCATAGCAAAGCATCTTATCAAAAGTTATTACGGCCGAGAACCATCCTATTCGTATTGGAATGGCTGTTCccaaggaggccggcaaggtACAACGCTTGCCCAACGATACCCGACTGCATacgacggcatcatcgcGGCGGCACCAGCAGTAAACTGGGCCGGAGTATTCATCAGTACCATGTGGCCCAAAGTGTACATGGATGTCACTGGGCAGTACCCTCAGGCATGTGAGTTGCAACAGCTCACGGCGCTTGCTGTGTCTACTTgtgatggccttgacggtGTCGAAGACGGCATCATAGCCGACACAAGCGGCTGCAAGAGAATATTCGATCCCTTCACGTATGTTGGGTCAAGTTTCTACTGCCCATCTGCAGGAAAGTCTATCAACCTCACTcttccagcagcagctgtcGCCAACGCGATGTGGACAGGTCCCGTGACGGCCGAAAACGAGACTACCTACTTGCATGGTTTGGAGATGGGCACAGATCTTACCAAAGGTGCTCCAACGAGCTgcgacgaggatggagagTGCACCGGTACCCCCAATACTGCCGTCAAGCTTCTGATGGGGTATTTCATCGACAAAGAGCCCGACTTGAGCACCACCAAAATCTCTTTCAAGGGGCTAGAGCGCGCGTTTCGTTCGTTCAAACAGCAATTCGATTCCTTCCTGGCCTCAGACGACCCGGATCTGACATCATTTCGGGATATTGGAGGCAAGATGATCACATTCCACGGCCTT GCCGACCCAACCATTCCCACAAATGTCTCGCTTGATTACTACGAGAAAGTTTTGGCACTTCAAACAGACGCGCAAGAGTTCTACAGATACTTCTTGGTTCCCGGATTAGGACACTGCTGGGGTGGTCGCGGCGGCCAACCGGTGGCCTTGTTCGATCAGCTTCGATCCTGGGTTGAGAACGGAACGGCGCCAGAAAGCTCGCCAGTGACTATCACGAGGCCAGATAACACACTGGAGCGTCAGATACTGTGTCCTTATCCGAAGAAGGCTGCCTTTCGTGGCGAAGTATCGCAGGGCCTGTCAGGTTGGTCGTGTGTTTGA